CTCGAGCCGCTCAAAGCTCAGCAGGGCACCGAGGGTTTTGCCGGCACCGGGGCCGGCGTTGATCAGCACGTCGTGGGTTCCGTCGCGCTCGAGCCGCCGGCGCAGCAGCGCGATCAGCTGGGATTGCCATTGGCGCGGCTGCACCGCGGGCTGCGGGCGCAGGCTGCTTACAGGCGGCATCGGCTCGCTTCCTGCAACCTGAAGCGGGCGCCGGGGCAGGCGCAGATCGAACGACGGCGAGGCCATCCCGCCATTTTGTTGGCAGGCAGAGAAAAAAGTTGAGGGTTTCTACCTATTCGCTTTGGCGCAGGAGTCCTTAACTTCCGGCCATCACCCCCGCTCCCGGGCCTCAACCCGCCAGCCCATGAACGAGCGTTCCCCCTTTTCCCTCAGCTCCGACGAACTCCGCCAGCGCTTCGAGCGCGCCCTCGACCTCGAGTGCGACCTCGACCCGATGATCCTGCGCGCCCGCCAGCTGCGGCAGCAGGGCTCCACGCCCCAGGCCCGCTGCCTGGAGCAGGAGCTGCTGCCGCTGTTCTGAAGCCGGCCCTGCCACGTGTGTGCGGATGTGAGCACACGCCTGGCAAAAGCGTTGCCCCCTCTGCGAACCCAGCAAAAACTGGTCAGTTGTGACGTAAGGCGGCGAGTTCTTGATTCGTGTGTTGGTGCCGCGGGAGTGCCGCCCCGGTGAAACGCGCGTGGCGGCCACTCCCGAAACCGTGCGGCGGCTGAGCGCCCGCGGCTGCACGCTCCAAGTGGAGCAGGGGGCAGGCGCCGCCAGCGGATTTGATGACGCCGCCTACAGCGAGGCTGGCGCGCAGCTGGTGGATCCGGCCGCCGAACATTGGGGCCTGGCGGATGTGGTGCTGGCGGTGCAGGCCGCGGCGATCGCGCAGCAGCGCCGAGAGCTTGAGGCGCTGCGGCCTGGTGCGCTGCTGCTGGGCCTGCTCGAGCCCCACGGCAACGAGGGCCTCAAGCAACAGCTCGAGCAGCGCCGCGTGTCGGCGATGGCTCTGGAGCTGCTGCCTCGCATCAGCCGCGCCCAAACCATGGACGTGCTCTCGTCGCAGGCGAACATCGCCGGCTACAAGGCGGTGCTGCTGGCTTCGGCCGCTCTCGACCGCTACGTGCCGATGCTGATGACGGCCGCCGGCACGATTCAGCCGGCCCGCGCCCTGATTCTTGGGGCCGGCGTGGCCGGTTTGCAGGCACTGGCCACGGCCCGCCGCCTCGGGGCGGTGGTTTACGTGAGCGATGTGCGCGCTGCCGCCAAAGAGCAGGTGGAATCCCTTGGCGGCCGCTTCATCGCCCCGCCGGAGCAGGAGCAGAAGCCTGGCGAATCCGGCGGCTATGCCCAGCAGGCCAGTGAGGCCTTTCTGGCGGAGCAGCGCCGCCAACTCACCGAGCAGCTGGCCCTCGCCGACATGGTGATCTGCACCGCCCAGGTGCCAGGCCGGCAGGCGCCGCGCCTGATCGACGACGCCATGCTCCAGCACATGCGCCCCGGCAGCGTGGTGGTGGATCTGGCGGTGGCCCAGGGGGGCAACTGCGAGGGCACGGTGCCCGGCGCCACCGTGATGCGCCATGGCGTGCAGCTGATCGGCGCCGATGCCCTGCCCTGCAGCGTGGCCAACCACGCCAGTGCCCTGTATGCCCGCAACGTGGCCGCCCTGCTGGAGCACCTGCTCGAAGCCTCCGGCAGCGAGGCCACGGCACTTCAACTCGACCTGGAGGATCCGATCGTGAGCGGTTGCCTGTTCACCCATCACGCTGCGGCGGGAGCGGCCGCATGACCACCCTCTCGCAAGCGCTCTGGGTGTTGCTGCTCGGCAGCCTGCTGGGGCTGGAGCTGATCGGCAAAGTGCCGCCCACCCTCCACACCCCACTGATGAGTGGCGCCAACGCCATCAGCGGCATCACCGTGCTGGCTTCGATCACCCTGATCGCTAATGCCAGTGGCAATCCGGCTCTGTTGATCCTGGGTTCGGTGTCGCTGGGCTTCGCTCTGTTCAACGTGATCGGCGGCTTCCTGGTCACCGACCGGATGCTCGCGATGTTCAGCCGCAAGAAGAGCGGAGGCGGCCGATGAACGTGCTCGATCTGTTTGGTTATCTGATTGATCTGCTGGCGGTGCTGCTGCTGGCGCTGGGCCTCAAGGGCCTCTCCACCGTGCGCTCGGCCCGCTCTGCCAACGGCCTCGCGGCCCTGGCCATGGGCTTGGCAGTGCTGGGCTTGCTGCTGCAGGTGCAACCCGATCCGATCGCCTGGCTGTGGATCGCCATCGGCACCGCCATCGGTGGCTTGCTCGGCTTGATCACCGCCCGGCGCGTGCCGATGACGGCCATGCCCGAAACAGTGGCTCTGTTCAACGGCTGCGGCGGGATGGCGTCGCTGCTGGTGGCCGTGGCTGTGGCCCTCTACGACAGCAATGGAGCTGATCTCGTGGAGCTGATCTCCATCGTGATCTCGGTGTTTGTGGGGGCGATCACCTTCAGCGGTTCGATCGCGGCGATGGGCAAGCTGCAGGGCTGGCTCGGCACCCCTGGCTGGACCCAGAGCAGCATTCGCCACGGCGTGAACATTGCCCTCGCCCTCGCGGCCCTGGTGGGGGCCTTTGCCTTGCCCGGCGATCCCACCGGCGCACCGCTGTGGCTGCTGCTGGTGGCCTCGAGCCTGCTGGGCATCGGCGTGACCCTCCCCATCGGCGGCGCCGACATGCCGGTGGTGATCTCGCTGCTCAACTCCTATTCCGGTGTGGCCGCGGCGGCCGCCGGCTTCGTGGTGGGCAGCCAGCTGCTGATCGTGGCCGGCGCCATGGTGGGAGCGGCCGGCCTGATCCTCACCCAGGTGATGTGCACCGGTATGAACCGCTCCCTGGTGAGCGTGCTCTTCGGCGGCGCCCTCGGCGGCAGTGCACCGGTGGGCGGCGGCGGCGATGAGGCCGGCTACACCCGCATCGTGAGCTGCAGCGCCGAGGAGTGCGCCATGGCCCTGGAGAACGCCGAACGTGTGGTGTTTGTGCCCGGCTACGGCCTGGCGGTGGCCCAGGCCCAGCACGCCCTGCGCGAGCTCTCGAAGCTGCTGGAGAGCAATGGCTCCGAGGTGAGCTACGCCATTCACCCGGTGGCGGGTCGCATGCCCGGCCACATGAACGTGCTGCTGGCGGAGGCCGATGTGCCCTACGAGCAGCTGCTCGAGATGGACACGATCAACCCCGAGTTCCCCCGCACCGATGTGGTGATCGTGCTCGGCGCCAACGATGTGGTGAATCCCGACGCCAAGAACGACGCCCAGAGCCCCCTCTACGGCATGCCCGTGCTGGAGGTGGATCAGGCCCGCCAGGTGTTCGTGGTGAAGCGCAGCCTCGGGGCTGGCTACGCCGGCATTAAGAATGCGCTGTTCGAGCTGCCGCAGACGGCCATGGTGTTTGGCGATGCCAAGGCGGTGCTGCAGCAGCTCTGCACGGAACTGCGCAGCCAGGGTGTCGGAAAAGCCGCTTGATCCCAACCTCCCCGCGGCCCTGGGCCTTGAGCCCTTCCGGCCGCGGCTGCCCTGGCTGAACGGCGACCTGCAGACCCTGCGGGACACCCTGCGTCCGGTGGATCTGCCACCTGATGCCGGCGAGCCGACCACGATCCCCGTGGGCGGCGACGATCAGCTGCTGGCGCTGCTGGATCCGCCCCTGGGCGGATCCGAGCCCCGGGCGCTGGTGCTGTTGATGCATGGCCTGGGGGGCAGCAGCTGCCGCAGTGGCCTGCGGCGGATGGGGTTCACCCTGCAACACGCCGGCTTTTCAGTGCTGCGGCTCAACATGCGCGGCGCTGGCCCCGGGCGGGAGCTGGCCCGCGGCACCTATGCCGCCAGCTGCAACAGCGATCTGCTGCCCGCCCTGGCCCGCGCCCGCGAGCTGGCGGCCGGCCGGCCGCTCTTGGGCATGGGCATCTCCCTGGGGGGCACCAAGCTGCTCAACGCGCTGCTCACCGGGCCCGGCCTGCTCGATGGCCTGGTGACGATCAGCTCGCCGCTCGATCTGGCCGCCTGCTCCGCTCAGATCGAGCTCCCCCGCAACCGCATCTACAAGCGCTGGCTGCTGCAGCGCCTTGTGGCCCAGACACTGGCCGATCCCTTCGGGGTGAGCGAACAGGAGCGCGAGGCCCTGGCCGGCCGCGGCCCCGTGGGGCCCAAGGACAGCATCGTGGCCTTTGATGCAGCGATCACGTCGCCGCGCTGGGGCTACAGCTCGGTGGCGCACTACTACCAAGAGGCCAGTCCACTGCAGCAGCTGCAAGCCCAGGCGGCTTCGTTGCCACCCACCCTGGTGCTGCATGCCAACGATGACCCGTGGGTGCCTGTGGCGGCGGCCCGCGAGCTAGCGGCGTTGCAGTTGCCGGGGGTGGAGGTGTTCCTCACCGCTGGGGGCGGGCACAACGGCTTTCATGCCCGCTGCGATGGCCAAAGCAGTGAGCCTGGCAACTGGGGGGATCGGCTCACGGCCCGCTGGTTCCAGCGTTTGCTGGCGTAGGGCTGAACGGCATCCGTTTCACGATCCACTCTTTGATGGGCGTGCCGCCGATCACGTGCTCCCGCAGGATTCGCTCGATCCGCTCGGCCGTGACGCCGCTGTAGACGATCCCTTCCGGCCAGATCAGCAGCACCGGCCCCTCAGCGCAGATGCGCAGGCAGTCGGCCTTGGTGCGCAGCACGATGCCCTCGGGCCGCGATGGATCTTCGAGCCCCCACTCGCGCACCAGGCGCTTGAGCGTGTCCCAGCTGGCGGCACCCACGGTGGGATCGGGGCAGCAGAGCGCTTTGGCGGGGGTGGCGCAGAGCAGCAGGTGGTGGGAGATCACGGTGAGATCAGGGGCGGGCTCCGCTTGGGCTCGATCAGGCCGGAAGCGCAGCAGGCGCTTGGGAATGAACAGTCGCGTTCAGCCGGGCTGCAGCTTCACGCACCGCCTGACGGCTCCAGGCGTCCACGGCCAGCACGTCGTCCAGAGAGGGATCGGCTCTGAGGTCGGCCTTATGGCGATCACACACCACGTCGATCAAACGCGGGATATCGAGGAAGTGGATCTGCTCCTCGAGGAAGAGGGCCACGGCCTGCTCGTTGGCGGCGTTCATCACTGCCGGCATCGTGCCGCCGGCGCGGCCCGCGGCGTAGGCCAGCTCCATGCAGGGGTATTTGGCCGGGTCGGGTTTGCGGAAGGTGAGCTGACCCACTTCGGTGAGATCGAGGCGGCGCCAGGGGGTTTCCAGCCGCTCGGGCCAGCTCATGCAGTAGAGGATCGGCAGCTTCATGTCGGGCCAGCCCAGCTGAGCCAGCACCGAGGAATCCGCCAGCTCCACCATCGAGTGGATGATCGATTGCGGGTGGATCACGATCTCGATGTGGTCGTAATCCAGGCCGAAGAGGTAGTGGGCCTCGATTACCTCCAGGCCCTTGTTCATCAACGAGGCCGAATCCACCGTGATCTTGCGGCCCATACTCCAGTTGGGATGGCTGGTGGCATCGGCCACGGTGGCCTTGTGCAGATCAGCCGCGTCCCAATCGCGGAAGGCGCCGCCGCTGGCGGTGAGCTGAATGCGGCGCAGGCCGGGGGTGGGCATGCCGGTGCTCAGGCGGGCGGTGTCGGCCCAGGGAGTGCCCTGCAGGCACTGGAAGATGGCGGAGTGCTCGGAATCGGCCGGCAGCAGGCGCGAGCCGCTCTTCGCCAGCTCCGGCAGCACCACCGGGCCGGCGGCGATCAGGGTTTCTTTGTTGGCCAGGGCCAGATCCTTGCCGGCGCGGATCGCGGCCAGGGTGGGCAGCAGGCCGGCGCAGCCCACGATCCCGGTCACCACTAGATCGGCTGTGGGCCAGGCGGCGGCGGTGCAGAGGCCGTCGGAGCCGCCCACCAGCTCGGGCAGCTTCGCGGGCCGAGCGCTGGGTTCGAGGTTGCTGAGCCGCTGCTGCAGCTCGGGCAATGTCGCCTCGTCCGCCAGGGCCACCACCTCGGGGGCGTGGCGCTGGATCTGGGTGATCAGGAGATCGAGGTTGTTGCCGGCCGTCAGGGCCACCACCCGGAAGCGATCGGGGAACTCCTCCACGATCTCGAGCGTTTGCGTGCCGATCGAGCCAGTGGAGCCGAGCACGGAGAGGGCT
The DNA window shown above is from Synechococcus sp. HK05 and carries:
- a CDS encoding NAD(P) transhydrogenase subunit alpha; amino-acid sequence: MIRVLVPRECRPGETRVAATPETVRRLSARGCTLQVEQGAGAASGFDDAAYSEAGAQLVDPAAEHWGLADVVLAVQAAAIAQQRRELEALRPGALLLGLLEPHGNEGLKQQLEQRRVSAMALELLPRISRAQTMDVLSSQANIAGYKAVLLASAALDRYVPMLMTAAGTIQPARALILGAGVAGLQALATARRLGAVVYVSDVRAAAKEQVESLGGRFIAPPEQEQKPGESGGYAQQASEAFLAEQRRQLTEQLALADMVICTAQVPGRQAPRLIDDAMLQHMRPGSVVVDLAVAQGGNCEGTVPGATVMRHGVQLIGADALPCSVANHASALYARNVAALLEHLLEASGSEATALQLDLEDPIVSGCLFTHHAAAGAAA
- a CDS encoding NAD(P) transhydrogenase subunit alpha, with protein sequence MTTLSQALWVLLLGSLLGLELIGKVPPTLHTPLMSGANAISGITVLASITLIANASGNPALLILGSVSLGFALFNVIGGFLVTDRMLAMFSRKKSGGGR
- a CDS encoding NAD(P)(+) transhydrogenase (Re/Si-specific) subunit beta; protein product: MNVLDLFGYLIDLLAVLLLALGLKGLSTVRSARSANGLAALAMGLAVLGLLLQVQPDPIAWLWIAIGTAIGGLLGLITARRVPMTAMPETVALFNGCGGMASLLVAVAVALYDSNGADLVELISIVISVFVGAITFSGSIAAMGKLQGWLGTPGWTQSSIRHGVNIALALAALVGAFALPGDPTGAPLWLLLVASSLLGIGVTLPIGGADMPVVISLLNSYSGVAAAAAGFVVGSQLLIVAGAMVGAAGLILTQVMCTGMNRSLVSVLFGGALGGSAPVGGGGDEAGYTRIVSCSAEECAMALENAERVVFVPGYGLAVAQAQHALRELSKLLESNGSEVSYAIHPVAGRMPGHMNVLLAEADVPYEQLLEMDTINPEFPRTDVVIVLGANDVVNPDAKNDAQSPLYGMPVLEVDQARQVFVVKRSLGAGYAGIKNALFELPQTAMVFGDAKAVLQQLCTELRSQGVGKAA
- a CDS encoding YheT family hydrolase, which produces MSEKPLDPNLPAALGLEPFRPRLPWLNGDLQTLRDTLRPVDLPPDAGEPTTIPVGGDDQLLALLDPPLGGSEPRALVLLMHGLGGSSCRSGLRRMGFTLQHAGFSVLRLNMRGAGPGRELARGTYAASCNSDLLPALARARELAAGRPLLGMGISLGGTKLLNALLTGPGLLDGLVTISSPLDLAACSAQIELPRNRIYKRWLLQRLVAQTLADPFGVSEQEREALAGRGPVGPKDSIVAFDAAITSPRWGYSSVAHYYQEASPLQQLQAQAASLPPTLVLHANDDPWVPVAAARELAALQLPGVEVFLTAGGGHNGFHARCDGQSSEPGNWGDRLTARWFQRLLA
- a CDS encoding (2Fe-2S) ferredoxin domain-containing protein, translated to MISHHLLLCATPAKALCCPDPTVGAASWDTLKRLVREWGLEDPSRPEGIVLRTKADCLRICAEGPVLLIWPEGIVYSGVTAERIERILREHVIGGTPIKEWIVKRMPFSPTPANAGTSGP
- a CDS encoding 1-deoxy-D-xylulose-5-phosphate reductoisomerase, translated to MKALSVLGSTGSIGTQTLEIVEEFPDRFRVVALTAGNNLDLLITQIQRHAPEVVALADEATLPELQQRLSNLEPSARPAKLPELVGGSDGLCTAAAWPTADLVVTGIVGCAGLLPTLAAIRAGKDLALANKETLIAAGPVVLPELAKSGSRLLPADSEHSAIFQCLQGTPWADTARLSTGMPTPGLRRIQLTASGGAFRDWDAADLHKATVADATSHPNWSMGRKITVDSASLMNKGLEVIEAHYLFGLDYDHIEIVIHPQSIIHSMVELADSSVLAQLGWPDMKLPILYCMSWPERLETPWRRLDLTEVGQLTFRKPDPAKYPCMELAYAAGRAGGTMPAVMNAANEQAVALFLEEQIHFLDIPRLIDVVCDRHKADLRADPSLDDVLAVDAWSRQAVREAAARLNATVHSQAPAALPA